A stretch of the Aegilops tauschii subsp. strangulata cultivar AL8/78 chromosome 4, Aet v6.0, whole genome shotgun sequence genome encodes the following:
- the LOC109775774 gene encoding uncharacterized protein yields the protein MEKSANELFAMIKTAEVGMNKNKEVLMVNNTTSFKKKGKSKKISTGAGKTVYHKKNKDRATKETECFYYKQKGRSKRDCKKYLADKKNGSSGKGTTEISQVEKK from the exons ATGGAGAAAAGTGCAAACGAGTTGTTTGCTATGATCAAAACTGCGGAAGTTGGGATGAATAAGAACAAagaagtgttgatggtcaacaatactaccagtttcaagaagaagggaaAGTCCAAGAAGATATCTACTGGTGCCGGTAAGACCGTCTATCATAAGAAGAACAAGGACAGAGCCACTAAGGAGACTGAATGTTTCTACTACAAACAGAAGGGTCGCTCGAAGCGTGACTGCAAGAagtacttggcggataagaagaatGGTTCTTCCGGTAAAG GGACTACAGAAATATCACAAGTTGAGAAGAAATAA